From the Lathyrus oleraceus cultivar Zhongwan6 chromosome 4, CAAS_Psat_ZW6_1.0, whole genome shotgun sequence genome, one window contains:
- the LOC127136194 gene encoding uncharacterized protein LOC127136194 has product MVEDQNRRPLKEFAQPSNEEPSSSIVNPAIPANNFELKPSLLQLVQQNQFAGLATENPNQHLKVFIQLADTFKTNGASLEAIRVILFPFSLRDRARSWLDSLPAKSITTWEDLRRVFLMSIDIAVGGALMNKPYPDACALIEDMAQNHYQWESERASVEKRETKGGMHELNCMDMMKAKMDALALKVEHMSANPTTAVVVDCEIYGTKGHLAPECNLLTESNSDQVNYAQGNPFSNTYNPGWRNHPNFSYKNNNRIQSSAPQRPPGFQAQKPI; this is encoded by the exons ATGGTCGAAGATCAAAACCGAAGACCACTTAAGGAATTCGCCCAGCCTTCTAACGAAGAACCcagttctagtatagtaaacccgGCTATTCCTGCTAATAATTTCGAATTAAAACCCTCTTTATTACAACTAGTACAACAAAaccaattcgcgggtctcgctacaGAGAACCCAAATCAGCATTTGAAAGTTTTTATCCAATTAGCTGATACGTTCAAGACCAACGGTGCTTCGCTTGAAGCAATTCGTGTAATACTATTCCCGTTTTCCCTCAGAGATAGAGCACGGTCTTGGTTAGATTCCCTTCCGGCTAAATCAATAACTACTTGGGAAGATCTCAGGAGAGTGTTCCTG atgtCCATCGACATTGCCGTCGGTGGTGCTCTGATGAATAAACCTTACCCTGACGCTTGCGCTCTCATCGAAGATATGGCacaaaaccattaccaatgggagTCGGAACGAGCATCAGTGGAGAAAAGGGAGACCAAAGGAGGAATGCATGAGTTAAATTGTATGGACATGATGAAAGCTAAAATGGACGCTTTAGCTCTGAAGGTTGAACACATGTCTGCAAATCCTACAACTGCAGTAGTTGTAGATTGTGAAATCTATGGAACCAAAGGACATCTTGCACCAGAATGCAATCTGTTAACTGAATCAAACTCAGACCAAGTCAATTATGCCCAAGGAAACCCATTTTCgaacacttacaaccctggatggaggaatcacccaaacttCTCTTATAAAAACAATAACCGGATTCAAAGCTCTGCACCTCAAAGACCACCAGGTTTTCAAGCACAAAAACCAATCTAA